A stretch of the Archangium violaceum genome encodes the following:
- a CDS encoding HD domain-containing protein translates to MQTKAPPPITHLQGKSTLPLIEAYFELNHLKQLFRQGWLRVGLSRENCESVAEHSFGVALLCLFLADSYFPEADATKVVRIALLHDLGEAYVGDITPHDPVSREEKYQRERDAVERILAKLPRGAEYLALWEEYEHGTSFEARLVRQVDRLEMGLQATIYEHQGAGDLSQFFASVHKALETPELKAVLAELETLRPGV, encoded by the coding sequence ATGCAGACCAAGGCCCCTCCGCCCATCACGCACCTTCAAGGCAAGAGCACCCTCCCGCTCATCGAGGCGTACTTCGAGCTCAACCACCTCAAGCAGCTCTTCCGGCAGGGGTGGTTGCGCGTCGGCCTCTCGCGGGAGAACTGCGAGAGCGTCGCCGAGCACTCCTTCGGCGTGGCGCTGCTGTGCCTCTTCCTCGCCGACAGCTACTTCCCCGAGGCGGATGCCACCAAGGTGGTGCGCATCGCGCTGCTGCACGACCTCGGCGAGGCGTACGTGGGAGACATCACACCGCATGACCCGGTGAGCCGCGAGGAGAAGTACCAGCGTGAGCGCGACGCCGTGGAGCGCATCCTCGCCAAGCTGCCGCGCGGTGCCGAGTACCTCGCGCTGTGGGAGGAGTACGAGCACGGCACCTCCTTCGAGGCCCGGCTCGTGCGTCAGGTGGACCGGCTGGAGATGGGCCTGCAGGCCACCATCTACGAGCACCAGGGCGCGGGAGATCTCTCGCAGTTCTTCGCCTCGGTGCACAAGGCGCTGGAGACGCCCGAGCTGAAGGCGGTGCTCGCCGAGTTGGAGACGCTGCGGCCCGGAGTCTGA
- a CDS encoding RnfABCDGE type electron transport complex subunit D, with translation MPPAAVLPRDPRHLQIAFLASFLAAGVGWLGFDVPVWQPPLILLTACVTQWAMTRLMRAPPVGHLSPLITSLGLSLLLRTDAFWVGPFAAAVAISSKFVLRVRGKHLFNPTNLGLVVAMLLTPHAWCSPSQWGHSGALLGWFAAFGLAVAHRSFRSDVSLAFLGAWVLLKAARIFYLGAPWASLQHQLSAGGLILFTFFMISDPKTTPDHRVGRVLYAVSVAGLAFFLLHGLWWQNALVWALCLVSPLTPLIDRLLPCGRFQWPGGRELERKDACASVSSQPA, from the coding sequence ATGCCGCCCGCCGCCGTGCTCCCCCGCGACCCGCGCCATCTCCAGATTGCCTTCCTCGCCTCCTTCCTGGCGGCGGGAGTGGGGTGGCTGGGCTTCGACGTCCCCGTCTGGCAGCCGCCGCTCATCCTGCTCACCGCCTGTGTGACGCAGTGGGCCATGACGCGCCTGATGCGGGCGCCTCCGGTGGGCCATCTCTCGCCGCTCATCACCTCGCTGGGGCTGTCGCTGCTGCTGCGCACCGATGCCTTCTGGGTGGGGCCCTTCGCCGCGGCGGTGGCCATCTCCAGCAAGTTCGTCCTGCGCGTGCGCGGCAAGCACCTCTTCAACCCCACCAACCTGGGCCTGGTGGTGGCCATGCTGCTCACCCCTCACGCGTGGTGCTCGCCGAGCCAGTGGGGGCACAGCGGTGCGCTGCTCGGGTGGTTCGCGGCATTCGGCCTGGCGGTGGCCCACCGCTCGTTCCGCTCGGACGTGAGCCTGGCGTTCCTCGGCGCCTGGGTGCTGCTCAAGGCCGCCCGCATCTTCTACCTGGGCGCGCCCTGGGCCAGCCTCCAGCACCAGCTCTCCGCGGGCGGCCTCATCCTCTTCACCTTCTTCATGATCTCCGATCCGAAGACGACGCCGGACCACCGGGTGGGGCGCGTCCTCTACGCCGTCTCCGTGGCCGGACTGGCCTTCTTCCTGCTGCACGGACTCTGGTGGCAGAACGCGCTCGTCTGGGCGCTCTGTCTGGTTTCACCGCTCACTCCCCTCATCGACCGCCTCCTGCCCTGCGGCCGCTTCCAGTGGCCGGGAGGAAGGGAATTGGAAAGGAAAGACGCATGCGCTTCCGTCTCCTCGCAGCCAGCCTGA